The segment CTGCTTTCAGGGATTATTATTGCGGCATTCTTGAAGGGAATGCATACATCTGCTTTATCCTCTGATAAAGCTTGGTCGCTTTTTATAATGACTAGTGTTTTTATTTACTTTAAAAACTGGCTCCAATATAGCGGCAAAAAAAGAAAGGTATTAAATGCTAAACGAATAAATAAAACGAAACCACAACACTATAATATTATCCTGCTGTGGTGTCTTCCCATTGGGATTATAGGATTATCTCTAATTCTACTTTATAAAGTTTACTAAACACCAATTAATTATAACATTTAAAAAGCCTCTAACAATTTCTGTTAGAGGCTTTTTTATAATAAAAGGTGATTGATTAATTCGCTCTTTGGATATAAACCCAAGCACTTCGGCGCTTGCCTCCTTCATATTCCATGGTATAGAAGTAAGTTCCAACAGGTAATTCCTCACCATCGTTTGTTTGACCGAACCATTCATCAACATAATTTGTTTTAGAATACACGAGAGTACCATATCTATTGAATATTTCCAGCTTGGTCACACCATAACTACTTAAATCAAAGAAGTCATTCATACCATCGCCATTAGGTGAGATTCCTTGTGGAATGATACAACTTTCAAGTTCAATAACTGTTTGAGTTGTAATACTTGAACATCCCGTATCATTAAAGATCACTTCAATCTCATAGTCACCCGCAAGTAGTACAGGTAAAGTAAGACCATTTTCTCCTGCAATTAATCCGCCATCTAAATACCAATTAATTGCGACTTCATCAGTCGTGTAATTGACTGGTGTAGCTTCAATAATAATTGGAACTGTTGCATTAGGACATACCTCATAGTCAAAATCATCAGTAAAGGTTGTTTCTGGTTCTGTTCCAAGAACTAAATTAAAACTCGTGGTATTAATACAGCCAGAAGTATTATTGGTCACCTGAGCAAAAATGGTTTGTGGGTCAGATACACTTGTATATGGACTCACTAGTGGATTAACACCATCAAAAGCATCTTGTTCTGTTAAGTGATACGTTACAGTATAATCTGAAGGACTTTGATTCTCACCTAATATTGGTAAATCATTATCAAATAAAGTAAACACTGCAATATCCGCACCTATTGAACATCCAACTAAATCTGGTGGTGTATTTGCTTCAGGTAGTGGTAAAAACTCTACTATGATTTCATCAGAAATAATACATGACGGTGAAAAGATGATTTGTGTCGTATAAGTTCCAGCTTCAGTTACTACTAATGAATTGGTTATTTCTCCTGGAATTACAAACCCATCTTTAAACCATACGTGTTCCACCGATGGTGCTTGAGTTTGTAGTATTATTTGTTCTCCAAGACATGCTGCTGTTCCTGCTGCTACAGTAATATCTGCACCTAGCTCAACTTCTCCGATATCAAAACTACCAGCCTTTAAGAATACTCCAGAATCAAGAGCCGAGTCTGTAGCATCTGCAATCACTAATTTAATGCGATATGTCTCACCAATATTTACTGGAGAAAATGCCGTAAACACCTCCGTTCTGCCATCAAATGACATTGGAGGAAGATCTTGAGGTGTATAACCTCCAAAATATTCTTCATTTATCGCTGGACAGAACCCATTATCTGGATGAATATTAGTAACTAATATTGGTGTTGTCGTTCCTGGTAATACTGCCAAGTTAGTTGTGACATTATTACTGTCTGTAAGTAAGAAAGCGAAAGCATCAGAGAAATTACATTCAAAACTCCCCATATCATACTCTTCTGAAGCCATTAAGAAATCAAAGCTGATTTCGTCTGATAGTGGCACAAAATCAAACTCAATAATAGTTGCATTGTTAGTGTTTACATTTGCAATTGCGGCAAGATCTGGGTCACCAGGCCAAGCCGTTGTTCCATCACTCATAGCATTGAAGTTAGGTCCTGCTGCCAAGGCTGCATTTCCTGAAGATAAAAGTAATCCGTCCTCAAAAGGGAAACTTCCAGCATCTGCTTCAAAATAACCAATACCATTAACTTGGCCAAAGTCTGTTCCAGTAGTCCAAGTAATATTACTAATTTGAGCACAAGGGCTATCAATTAAAACATCAATAACTAATTCTTCTACAGTATAAGTTGTTTGATCTACAGATACATTTCCCGTCCCAGGTCTGATACATAAATCAAATGTATAATCTACAGCATCACCACCGGCGGAAAATACTCTTATAAAATAATTGCTTCCAACGGTTAATGATGGCGTAAGACTTGCATTTGCGTCAGAACAATATAATTCTACTAACCCATCACAGGTTCCTTCGTAAACAGCATGATCTAAATTTTCAAAGAAGCCAGTACTATCAATATTTATAAATTGAATAATCTGAAATTCATTTAATGCTGTAAACTCGAACCATACATCATCATCTGGATTACCAGCACAAGAACCATCTGGCACACCTGACGGTGTTGCTTCCAATAGACTACCCGATGTTATAATCGTACAACTATCATCAGCATTTACGCCTGCAACAGTTGCACTACACGGATTGTCATTTACCGGTGGACAAGCAAGTAATTGTATTGCACTACTATTAATCACACAATTGACATCTTGATCATTGCTTAGAGTAATAATTACATCCACTCCAAATGGGAATGGTCCAACTTGGTAAACACCAACTGCTGGTGCTGAAACCGTATTTGCATCGATATTATTTGAGATTGTAAGTGATGTAGCATCGCCTAAACTTGTGACATTAACATCTACTAAAAATTGATCACCATTAGCACAATCATCTACGACTTGATAGGTAGCATCTGGATTGATACATGTAGCACAAGCTACTGTATAGTCAATTCCATCAGAACAACAGAAACTTCCTGATGCACAACTTACCGATCCGTCTGATTGTATTTGGAATGAAATAGTATCTCCTGTAGATTGGAAGGTTAACCCTGAAATATCGCCATTGTTACCTTCGTCATTATATAATTCAGTAACACCATCAGAATCAAACACCACTAAGAAATCAAAAGGTGCACCCTCTATCTCTCCAGCATTAAATGTTAAATTAAGTGGTGAACCATCTGAACTCGTATAGGTAAATACCTCAGAATCATTATTACCATAACATACCGAGCCCATTACTGGACCTACAGCACAGTCTACATCAAAATTAGTCTGTATCGTTGTGGTAAAGTTTACTGGACCTGCCCAGATACTGAATTGACTACCACAATCTGCACGTACCCAAACTTCATAATCAGTCTCAAAACTTAAACCTGTTATACTCGCTGAAGGTGTCCCTACTGTTGTTCCTGCTCCTGTTGGCTCTCCTGTTCCTGCCGGAACTACAACATATTCCCATGAGGTCTCCCCACTGTTAGCATCCCAAGCAATATCAGCTGTCGTTCCTGTTATATTGGTCACTGTAATTCCACTTGGTGGTATACAGAAGTTTCCACAAGACTCTACACGGATAAAGTCAATAGACATATCTCCTTCAAATCCTGTTCCTGCTCCACCATAACTAAACTCTAAATAGATAACCTGACCTAAATAAGCATCTATGTTGATCCCTACAGGAACCCAAGCTTCTGCATCTGAAGTCTGTAAATCGCCTATCCATGTGAATACATTTGTAAACGGTCCTGCTACATCATTGGATATCCCAACATTCAAAGTTCCCATATCGTCTCCAAAAGCATGGAAGAAAAAGGATAGCTCTGCACCATCTAAAGCTGTTGTTAAATCAATCGCTGGACTTATAGCCGAAGCAATTGTTGATGAATTCCCGGAAGCCTCATACTCTAAGTGTGTCCCTGCACCGCCATCAAAAGCGTTTGCTGGACCTGTACCAAATGAGTTCGCTCCTGCTGCTGTTATATCCCAATTACCATCACTACCATCAAATCCCGTACCTGTCCATCCTGCTGGTGGATCCTGATCAAAATTCTCTGTGAAAATAAATGACGATGAGCCTGAAGCACACGTCACTCCCACTGGTGGTGGTGGTGGGGTATTTAAGGTCGTAAAGTTTATAGGACCTATCCAGCTACTTAATCCATCTACACCACAATCTGCACGTACCCATACCTCATAGGCTGTACTTGGTGTTAATGGTGTCGCTGTATATGGATTGTTGGTTGTGGCTAGACCTGCTCCTGTTGGAACACCTGTGCCTTGTGGTTGTACTGCAACTTCCCATGAAGCCTCTGCGCCTCCTGGTGTCCAGCCTATATCTGCCGATGTATCCGTAACATTAGCCAATGTTAATCCTGTTGGCTCCTGACATGACGGAATAGCTCGTACTCTAAAATTGTCTACAAATATCTCGTTATCCTCTGGATCATCAACTGTACCCTCTGAACCTAAAATACCAAACTGTACAATCTGTCCTGAATAAGCCGTTAAATCAAAAACAACCTGTGTCCCTGTTGCCGGTACTGTACTGGTATTATCAAAGGTTACTAAACTTGTCCATGTCCCTCCGTTATCTGTGCTTATTAATAATTGTACCGTATCATCTGAACCTAAGGTTCCTGCATTGTCGCTACTACCAAACTGCATGATCCCAAAATCAAAGTCGACCTGAAATGGTCCACCTGTTAAATCAAATTGTGGTGATAAAATCCAATCACTCTTTGCTGCCAACCATAAATTTATAGAGTAAGCTCCTTCAAAACCGTTATTTAAAAATCCGTCCTGATTCCAATCTCCTGCACCTAATCCTTGAGGACCTGTCGTGGCATCTCCATCACTAGCCTCATCCCAACAGTTTGGAATTATCGTTGTAAAACTCTCTAAGTAATCTGGTGTAAATACATCACATGCTGATAAAAAGTTTACTGCTCCTACCCAGTTACTAAAGCCATTAGCTCCGCAATCTGCGCGTACATAAACCTCATAATCTGTTACTGCCGCTAAGCCTGTTGCTGTATATGGATTGTTAGTCGTCGAGACACCTGGACCTGTCGGAACTCCCGTCCCTAATGGCTGTACTACAACTTCCCAATTCGTCTCTGATCCTGCTGCGGTCCAACTAATATCTGCCGTAGTTGATGTAATACCACTAATTGTTATACCTGTTGGCTCCGGACATGTAACATCAAATATCGAAACGGTATCAAAAGCTACCCCTTCATCTTGTACAGAACCATCTGAACCAAAGGCTACTCTTAAAATAACATTTGACTCGCCTGCTAATCCTGTCAATGCATGACGAGCTACAACCCATCCACCAGATCCTGAACCAGCACGTCCTGTCCAACCTTCCTGTTGTCCTCCTGGATTACCTGCTATAGTATTGTCGGTATACCAGTTGTTTGGATCGCCAAATGCACCGACATTTTGCCAACTAGCTCCAGAATCTATCGAGGATTGTAAAACCATCCCATCCCAACTAAACTCTGAATTCCACCATACACTCAGCTCTATTGATGGTGCTGCTAAACTCGTTAAATCAAATACAGGACTTACTACAAAAGAATCATCATTGTTATTATAGTTCCCTGTTAAATTCGTTACCCAGGCATTTGACCCTGAATCCGCACTGTTAATTACACCAGCGGCCGGAGCGCCTAAAGCCCAAGTGCCACCATTTGTGTTGTCGGCTAACCAGCCACCATCGCCTGATTCAAAATCTTCTAAATATGGATAGGAAGTGATTTGTGCATTAACCCAAGAACAACTCAGAATTAGTGCTATGATTAAGATAAATTTTTTCATGTTTTATGGTTGTTTAAAACGTTTTCTTTTACATAATATGTACTTCAAAGAAAAACAATAAAAGCCCTGTTTGATAAATTCAGGGCTTTATATTGGTTAGTTATTCATTTAATATATAATTTTTATTGTGCTTGTGGACCTCCACTAACGATAATAAATTCTGATCTTCTATTTAGCTGATGCTCTTCATCTGTACAGTTAGAGCCGCAATTAACTTTAGGTTCATTTTCGCCTTTACCCATTCCTGAGATCCTTGATTTATCAATTCCCTTAGAAACCACATATTGTACGGTAGTTTTTGCTCTTCTATCAGACAAGCGCTCATTGTATGAAGCAGAGCCTCTGCTATCTGTATGCGATGCTGCATTTACAACTAAATCAGGATACTTATTCATAATTTGAACTAACTTATCTAATTCAAAAGCGGCCTGAGCTGTAATATTAGATTTATCGAAATCAAAATAAATTGGATTTAATTCGATTCGATCTGCAGCAATTATTTCTTCGATTGGATCTAAAGCAATACTCACTTGAACTTCTTCTTCTTCTGAGCCACTCACTGTAACCTTTCTGCTTTCAAAGCCGTCCATGGTTACTTCTAATTCTGAAGACTTCCCACATTCAACGATAAATTCAACAGTACCATCCGAATTCGTTACTTTCGATAAAACTTTATTACCTTCTTCATCATACATAGTGACCGTAGCCGCATTTATAGGATTTCGTGTTTTAGAATCTGTAACAGTGGCGGCAATTAACACATCACAAAGTGGTTGTAATTTTTTAATCGCATAAATATCATCACTACCTAAACCACCTTCTCTATTTGACGACACATACCCTTCTTCCGTTTCTTCATCTAAATGAAATGCAAAATCATCGGCATTACTATTAATAGGAATCCCAACATTTCTTACTGGAGCCATCTTACCATCAATTACCTTGGTGTAAAAGACATCCAGATTTCCAAGTCCAAGATGTCCATTTGAAGAGAAATATAGGGTGTTGTTACTACTTACATAAGGAAACATTTCTTGACCTTGTGTATTTACTTTTTGACCTAAATTTTCTGGTGATCCTAGCGACCCATCGTCATTAATACTTGCTTTATAAATGTCAAATAACCCATAACCTCCAGGCATATCTGATGCAAAATATAAGGTTTTGCCATCTGCACTTACTGAAGGGTTCTTCACTGAATAATTTTTACTATTCATTGGGAATCCCTCAACATTACTCCATTTACCATCTGTTTTTGTTGCCTTAAACAGATGTAATAAACTATATCTAATTTTTGTAATAGAATCTTTTTCAAATTCTTTCTCAAAAAAGCTTTCTCTAGAGAAATACATTGAATTTCCATCAGGAGAAAAGGATACCACACCTTCATGATATTTTGTGTTTACTTTATCTTCAACCAATGTAGCTGCCTGATAAGTGCCATCTTCATTTTTAGTGAGTTCATAAATATCTAAAAATGGTTCCTCATTCCAACCATAAGTTCTACGAGACGTATTTCTAGCAGAAGTAATGTATAATTTACCATCTTGAAGTGTTCCTCCAAAATCTGAATACTTCGAGTTAAACGCTAAGTTTTGGATATTGAATTTTTTTCCTTTTTCTAAAATTTTTGGCAAATAATCAGGATTTTTATTAAATGCTATTGCTCTATCATCACTAGGACGCATTTTTGCAAACTTGGCCATTTGTTGATTTGACTCTTCATATTTCCCATTTGCTTTTAGCATTTGTCCATACTTAAAAATAGTCTCTGGGTTATCAGAACTTTCCAAAGCTTTTGCATACCAGCGTTCTGCTTCTTGAGTATTAAAAATATTATAGTAGGATTCTGCTAATTGGCTATATACGTAAGTATCTGCCTTACCATCTTCAACCAGTTTTGCATAATCTTCTGCAGCTTCAACAAACTCATATCTATTAAAGTGTTTATCTGCTTTTTTAGTGTCTTTATTTTGAGCAATCAAGCTGAAACTACCCAACGCTGCAATTGTAAAAAGTGTTAATAATTTTTTCATAATGTTTTAGCTTAATTGGTTAGAAAAATCTTGGTGAACGTGAAACTTTCTTCGGAAAGTTTAAATCAAATAACAACATAAATTCATGTGATGCAGGCGCATAAGCCTTAATATCAGACGTTACGGCATCGTAAGCATAACCTATACGAAGTGATGGTGTTATTGCAAAATTAATTAAACCAGAAAATGAATCATCTAATCTATATGAAGCACCTAGTTCAAGTTTATCGAAGAATAATGCATTAAGGTTGGCATCAAACGATGTTGGTGCTCCAAACGCAGATTTTACTAAAAATGAAGGCTTCAGCTTTGTCTTTGGTGATAAATCAAATACATAACCACCAGTTATAAAATAATGTGCTTCTTCGGAACCAAGCTTATTTCCATTCGCATCCAAATGAACAGAGTTCAAAATATTTGGTAATGATGCAGCGAAGTAATACTTGTCCGTATAATAAAAGAATCCAGCACCAATATTTGGTGTGGTTGTATTAATATTTTGAAAAAACGGATCATTTGGATCGATAAGATCTATTCCTGCTAAGCCAATATCATGAAACGTTGCTCCTGCCTTTATACCAAAAGCTAGTTTATGTTCTCCTCCCAATTTAAGCGTATATGAGAAATCCGCATAAGCATTAGTTTCTTTGATTGGTCCGACTTCATCTGAGATGATAGATAGGCCTATTCCTACTTTATCACCAACAGGTAAATGCCCAAAAAATGTTCCGGTTTGCGGTGCTCCATCAATTCCTGCCCACTGCGAGCGGTAAAGAAGTCCAAACGAAAGGTTCTCTTTTGAGCCTGCATAAGCTGGGTTGATGACATTCATATTATACATGTACTGTGTATATTGTGGATCTTGCTGTCCATACACTTGTGTGGCAATGAGCAACACAATAATGATATAAAATTTTTTCATTTGTTAGTTGTTTGATTTAGTTGTTTTTGGATGAATTCAATGAATTCTTAATTGTTGATTATAATTAATTATTTAGTTAAGTCGTTGTATGTATACCCAAGCACTTCTTCGTTTACCATTTTCATATTCCATGGTGTAGAAATAAGTTCCTACTGGTAATTCATCGCCGTCATTAGATTGACCATACCACTCATTAGTGTAATTTGTTTTAGAATACACTAAAGTCCCATTACGGTTAAAGATTTCTAGCTTAGTTACGTCATAACTACTAAGGTCGAAGGTATCATTAAATCCATCTCCATTAGGCGAAATCCCCTGAGGAATCACACAACTTTCTAGTTCAATAATATCTTGTGCAGTAATACTAGAGCATTGAGTTGTATCATTAAATGTGACTTCAATCTCGTATAATCCTGCTTCAAGTACCGGCAATGTTAATCCATTTTCACCTGCAATCACACCACCATCTTGATACCAAGTAATTGTTACTTCAGACACATCAAAGTTGTTTGCAGTTGCAGTAATCTCGATTGGAACTGTAGCATTTGGACATACCTCATAATCAAAATCAGTTGTAAAGGTTACACTTGGTATTGGCTTTACAACAAGATCAAATGGTGTTGTTGAAAAACAGTCAAATGCAATATTACTCTCCACTCTAGTGTAAATGGTTTGTGAACCGCTACTGTATAATGCAGAAGTATCAATAGCATTAGAACCGGTTTCGGCATCGGACTCAGTTTCATAATAAGTCACTGTAAAATCTACAGCATTTTGCCCATCTAAAACATTCACGTCGTGAGCCGCTAAATCAAATAAAGCTATCCCATCAGAATCGTCATCACATTCTTCAATCGGAACACTAGCAGCATCAGGTGTTGGTCCTGAAATAATCAAATCAAAACTTGTTGTTGCAAAACAGAATTCTGCACTCGCATCTTCTATTCTTGCAAAAATGGTTTGAGGGTTTGATATATTCGTATAAGGAGAAGTTAAAGCTCCTGTATCTGCTTGAGCATCTGCCAAACTTAAGTGATAAGTTACATTAAAATCTGTTGACGCTTGTGCTCCTAAAATACCAGCTGTTTGAATTTCCAAATCAAAATCTTCAATTTCATCAGCTGAGATATCATCACAAGTTATGATATCATTTACCGCATTCGCTATAGGTTCATCACCAAAGTTAAGCGTTACTGTATCTTGAGCTTGCGCATCACATTGTTCATCAAAAGCTATAACAGTATAGGTGTTTGATGCTGAAACCGTTAATGTTGGTCCAGTTTCTCCTGGGATAATAAATCCATTTTCATACCACTCATAGGTATCGGCAAATGGTGAATCGGCAGATAATTCAAAATCAGGGAAACCACAGAAATTTTGATCAGGCCCTAAATCAACCTCGATTTCTGCAGTAATATCTCCATCATTTGGACCACCTGTATTTGTTTGACTTATGGATATAGTACCAGCATCATCAGAGAAATTAGTAACTAAAAGCACATATATTTCTCCTGATATAGCATTATCAATTGTTAAATTTTCCGTTGGAGCTGCAGAGTAACTACAATCTACAATATTTCCAAATGGATAAAAGTTAGGGTTTCCTGTATTATTAGGACAGTCACCACCTGGGTTAGGACAGCCCAAATCTAAATTACCACAGGCATCATCTAAAGATGCAAAAGGTCCCCAAAGCACAAAATCAACATCTAATCCATTTCCATTTTCATCCACTTGGTCAATTTGAATTTCAATTAGACCAGGATCACCAATTTGAATGATATTCCAAGTTGGATTTGGTGCAGAAAATAAACATGCGATATCTGTTGGATCAGGTATTCCAATGATATTTGATGTAGTCAATGAGCCTCCTACCTCTGCACAGAAGTTTTCTGCATTTTCACAAATAATATTGGTAGGCGCTTCTTTAATACAGAGATCGAACGTTGTTGTCTCAGAATTATTACCTCCTGAAAATACCCGAATGAAATACGTATTCCCAACAGTCAATGAAGGTGTAACACTTGCTGTACCGTCTGTACATTCTAATTCTATTAAACCATCACAAGTTCCTTCATAGAGTGCATGGTCTGTATTAAATCCACCTCCTTGAATATTCACTAATGATATTAATTGTACTTCGCTTAATGCTGTAAACTCGAACCATACATCATCATCTGGATTACCAGCACAAGAACCATCTGGCACACCTGACGGTGTTGCTTCGATTAAAGTCCCTGATGTTGTAAGATCGCATGTTTCGTCATCATTGACTACTGCTACAGTTGCATTACACGGATTGTCATTGGCTGGTGGACAAGCAAGTAATTGTATTGCACTACTATTAATCACACAATTGACATCTTGATCATTACTTACAGTCACAATCACATCTACTAAGAATGGGAATGGCCCAATTTGGTATGTGCCTGGTGTGGTAACAGGAACTGTCGTCGCATCGATATTATTTGAAATTGTAAGTGATGTAGCATCGCCTAAACTTGTGACATTAACATCTACTAAAAATTGATCACCATTAGCACAATCATCTACGACTTGATAGGTAGCATCTGGATTGATACATGTAGCACAAGCTACTGTATAGTCAATTCCATCAGAACAACAGAAACTTCCTGATGCACAACTTACCGATCCGTCTGATTGTATTTGGAATGAAATAGTATCTCCTGTAGATTGGAAGGTTAACCCTGAAATATCGCCATTGTTACCTTCGTCATTATATAATTCAGTAACACCATCAGAATCAAACACCACTAAGAAATCAAAAGGTGCACCCTCTATCTCTCCAGCATTAAATGTTAAATTAAGTGGTGAACCATCTGAACTCGTATAGGTAAATACCTCAGAATCATTATTACCATAACATACCGAGCCCATTACTGGACCTACAGCACAGTCTACATCAAAATTAGTCTGTATCGTTGTGGTAAAGTTTACTGGACCTGCCCAGATACTGAATTGACTACCACAATCTGCACGTACCCAAACTTCATAATCAGTCTCAAAACTTAAACCTGTTATACTCGCTGAAGGTGTCCCTACTGTTGTTCCTGCTCCTGTTGGCTCTCCTGTTCCTGCCGGAACTACAACATATTCCCATGA is part of the Formosa sp. Hel1_31_208 genome and harbors:
- a CDS encoding fibronectin type III domain-containing protein is translated as MKKIILSLSFLFAFSIWCADAQITSYPYLEDFESGDGGWLADNTNGGTWALGAPAAGVINSADSGSNAWVTNLTGNYNNNDDSFVVSPVFDLTSLAAPSIELSVWWNSEFSWDGMVLQSSIDSGASWQNVGAFGDPNNWYTDNTIAGNPGGQQEGWTGRAGSGSGGWVVARHALTGLAGESNVILRVAFGSDGSVQDEGVAFDTVSIFDVTCPEPTGITISGITSTTADISWTAAGSETNWEVVVQPLGTGVPTGPGVSTTNNPYTATGLAAVTDYEVYVRADCGANGFSNWVGAVNFLSACDVFTPDYLESFTTIIPNCWDEASDGDATTGPQGLGAGDWNQDGFLNNGFEGAYSINLWLAAKSDWILSPQFDLTGGPFQVDFDFGIMQFGSSDNAGTLGSDDTVQLLISTDNGGTWTSLVTFDNTSTVPATGTQVVFDLTAYSGQIVQFGILGSEGTVDDPEDNEIFVDNFRVRAIPSCQEPTGLTLANVTDTSADIGWTPGGAEASWEVAVQPQGTGVPTGAGLATTNNPYTATPLTPSTAYEVWVRADCGVDGLSSWIGPINFTTLNTPPPPPVGVTCASGSSSFIFTENFDQDPPAGWTGTGFDGSDGNWDITAAGANSFGTGPANAFDGGAGTHLEYEASGNSSTIASAISPAIDLTTALDGAELSFFFHAFGDDMGTLNVGISNDVAGPFTNVFTWIGDLQTSDAEAWVPVGINIDAYLGQVIYLEFSYGGAGTGFEGDMSIDFIRVESCGNFCIPPSGITVTNITGTTADIAWDANSGETSWEYVVVPAGTGEPTGAGTTVGTPSASITGLSFETDYEVWVRADCGSQFSIWAGPVNFTTTIQTNFDVDCAVGPVMGSVCYGNNDSEVFTYTSSDGSPLNLTFNAGEIEGAPFDFLVVFDSDGVTELYNDEGNNGDISGLTFQSTGDTISFQIQSDGSVSCASGSFCCSDGIDYTVACATCINPDATYQVVDDCANGDQFLVDVNVTSLGDATSLTISNNIDATTVPVTTPGTYQIGPFPFLVDVIVTVSNDQDVNCVINSSAIQLLACPPANDNPCNATVAVVNDDETCDLTTSGTLIEATPSGVPDGSCAGNPDDDVWFEFTALSEVQLISLVNIQGGGFNTDHALYEGTCDGLIELECTDGTASVTPSLTVGNTYFIRVFSGGNNSETTTFDLCIKEAPTNIICENAENFCAEVGGSLTTSNIIGIPDPTDIACLFSAPNPTWNIIQIGDPGLIEIQIDQVDENGNGLDVDFVLWGPFASLDDACGNLDLGCPNPGGDCPNNTGNPNFYPFGNIVDCSYSAAPTENLTIDNAISGEIYVLLVTNFSDDAGTISISQTNTGGPNDGDITAEIEVDLGPDQNFCGFPDFELSADSPFADTYEWYENGFIIPGETGPTLTVSASNTYTVIAFDEQCDAQAQDTVTLNFGDEPIANAVNDIITCDDISADEIEDFDLEIQTAGILGAQASTDFNVTYHLSLADAQADTGALTSPYTNISNPQTIFARIEDASAEFCFATTSFDLIISGPTPDAASVPIEECDDDSDGIALFDLAAHDVNVLDGQNAVDFTVTYYETESDAETGSNAIDTSALYSSGSQTIYTRVESNIAFDCFSTTPFDLVVKPIPSVTFTTDFDYEVCPNATVPIEITATANNFDVSEVTITWYQDGGVIAGENGLTLPVLEAGLYEIEVTFNDTTQCSSITAQDIIELESCVIPQGISPNGDGFNDTFDLSSYDVTKLEIFNRNGTLVYSKTNYTNEWYGQSNDGDELPVGTYFYTMEYENGKRRSAWVYIQRLN